In a single window of the Gracilinanus agilis isolate LMUSP501 unplaced genomic scaffold, AgileGrace unplaced_scaffold22627, whole genome shotgun sequence genome:
- the LOC123254458 gene encoding tyrosine-protein kinase Fyn-like isoform X1 yields the protein MSIGTWNGNTKVAIKTLKPGTMSPESFLEEAQIMKKLKHDKLVQLYAVVSEEPIYIVTEYMNKGSLLDFLKDGEGRALKLPNLVDMAAQVAAGMAYIERMNYIHRDLRSANILVGNGLICKIADFGLARLIEDNEYTARQGESRRRRLLNRFLPRRCIEALYFFYLFLPTRVHTIPITEFRFSLGHLLSLSSL from the exons ATGTCCATAGGTACCTGGAATGGGAACACAAAAGTGGCCATCAAGACTCTTAAGCCTGGCACGATGTCTCCAGAATCCTTCCTTGAGGAAGCCCAAatcatgaagaaactgaaacatgaCAAACTGGTCCAGCTTTATGCTGTGGTGTCTGAGGAGCCAATCTACATTGTCACAGAGTACATGAATAAAG GGAGTTTGCTGGATTTCCTAAAAGATGGCGAAGGGAGAGCTCTGAAATTGCCCAACCTGGTGGACATGGCCGCCCAG GTGGCCGCGGGCATGGCTTACATCGAGCGAATGAACTACATCCATCGAGATCTGCGATCTGCCAACATCCTGGTGGGGAATGGGCTCATATGCAAGATCGCCGATTTCGGCTTAGCCAGATTGATCGAAGACAACGAATACACAGCGAGACAAGGTGAGTCCCGACGACGGCGTCTTCTGAATCGCTTTCTACCCCGTCGCTGTATCGAGGCTCTTTACTTCTTTTACCTCTTCCTTCCCACTAGGGTTCATACTATCCCCATCACTGAGTTCAGATTCAGTCTTGGACACTTACTTAGCCTCTCTTCACTTtga
- the LOC123254458 gene encoding tyrosine-protein kinase Fyn-like isoform X2, with protein sequence MSPESFLEEAQIMKKLKHDKLVQLYAVVSEEPIYIVTEYMNKGSLLDFLKDGEGRALKLPNLVDMAAQVAAGMAYIERMNYIHRDLRSANILVGNGLICKIADFGLARLIEDNEYTARQGESRRRRLLNRFLPRRCIEALYFFYLFLPTRVHTIPITEFRFSLGHLLSLSSL encoded by the exons ATGTCTCCAGAATCCTTCCTTGAGGAAGCCCAAatcatgaagaaactgaaacatgaCAAACTGGTCCAGCTTTATGCTGTGGTGTCTGAGGAGCCAATCTACATTGTCACAGAGTACATGAATAAAG GGAGTTTGCTGGATTTCCTAAAAGATGGCGAAGGGAGAGCTCTGAAATTGCCCAACCTGGTGGACATGGCCGCCCAG GTGGCCGCGGGCATGGCTTACATCGAGCGAATGAACTACATCCATCGAGATCTGCGATCTGCCAACATCCTGGTGGGGAATGGGCTCATATGCAAGATCGCCGATTTCGGCTTAGCCAGATTGATCGAAGACAACGAATACACAGCGAGACAAGGTGAGTCCCGACGACGGCGTCTTCTGAATCGCTTTCTACCCCGTCGCTGTATCGAGGCTCTTTACTTCTTTTACCTCTTCCTTCCCACTAGGGTTCATACTATCCCCATCACTGAGTTCAGATTCAGTCTTGGACACTTACTTAGCCTCTCTTCACTTtga